The following coding sequences are from one Humulus lupulus chromosome X, drHumLupu1.1, whole genome shotgun sequence window:
- the LOC133804419 gene encoding beta-fructofuranosidase, insoluble isoenzyme CWINV1-like, with translation MAEMGVGIEDVVELEQQQPYRTGYHFQPPNNWMNDPNGPMYYKGVYHLFYQYNPRGPIWGNIAWAHSISYNLIDWDHVDIALSPTDPELDINGCFSGSTTLLQDDKLAILYTGKNCRNHQVQNLATPVNLSDPFLREWTKSSLNHMTPNDIDPTKFRDPTTAWLGPDNMWRTAIGAKMVTGKWVPLLYTSSDFKHWTRSTKTPFGLLLENNELVLECVDFFPVGINSSDGDNRYSNKDQYKNKFALKVSFQHNERECYVLGQYSPEKEEFKAESSDFNFRIDYGKFYASKSFYDPEKKRRVIWGWIMESESRADDIKKGWSGLMSFPRTIVLSKSGKQLVQWPIKEIEKLRGEEVSVHNKELYFGSIFEISGITPSQADVEVSFQIDVDELREAEPMDPSWVDPQVLCDEKNASVKGIFGPFGLKVLASEDLSEQTSIFFRIFKINDNEYKVVIGSDQSRSSLRDGLNKTTYGAFLDLDPRLEKITLRTLIDHSIVESFGGEGRSCITARVYPKLAINKAAHLYAFNYGTKSVKIFNLKAWSVNNAQFVTRREERNH, from the exons GACCAATGTACTACAAGGGAGTATACCACTTGTTCTATCAATACAATCCACGAGGTCCAATTTGGGGTAATATAGCATGGGCACATTCAATATCATACAATCTCATCGACTGGGATCATGTTGATATAGCCTTGAGCCCTACTGATCCAGAGCTCGACATCAATGGCTGCTTCTCTGGTTCCACCACACTCCTTCAAGATGACAAGTTAGCCATTTTATACACTGGAAAAAACTGTAGAAACCaccaagtccaaaacctagccacACCTGTAAATCTCTCGGACCCTTTTCTCAGGGAATGGACTAAATCTTCCCTCAACCACATGACCCCAAACGACATTGACCCAACAAAGTTTAGAGACCCAACAACCGCTTGGTTGGGCCCTGACAACATGTGGCGAACCGCAATCGGAGCCAAGATGGTTACTGGAAAATGGGTTCCTCTTCTGTACACGAGTAGTGACTTCAAGCACTGGACTCGCTCGACCAAGACTCCATTTGGGTTGTTATTAGAGAATAATGAGTTAGTTTTGGAGTGTGTTGATTTTTTTCCTGTGGGAATCAACAGCTCAGATGGTGACAATCGTTACTCAAATAAAGATCAATATAAGAATAAGTTTGCTCTGAAAGTGAGCTTCCAACACAACGAACGTGAATGTTATGTACTTGGACAATATTCTCCTGAGAAAGAAGAGTTCAAAGCTGAGAGTAGTGACTTTAATTTCAGAATAGATTATGGGAAATTTTATGCTTCGAAATCGTTCTATGACCCTGAAAAGAAGAGGAGAGTAATATGGGGTTGGATCATGGAGTCTGAGAGTAGAGCTGATGATATCAAAAAAGGCTGGTCTGGGCTCATG TCATTTCCTAGAACTATTGTTCTTAGTAAATCTGGGAAGCAATTAGTACAATGGCCAATAAAAGAGATTGAAAAACTAAGAGGTGAAGAAGTTAGTGTCCACAACAAGGAACTTTATTTCGGCTCAATCTTTGAAATTTCCGGTATCACACCTTCACAG GCGGATGTGGAAGTGTCATTTCAAATTGATGTAGATGAACTAAGGGAGGCTGAGCCAATGGATCCAAGTTGGGTGGATCCTCAAGTGCTTTGTGATGAGAAAAATGCAAGTGTAAAAGGCATATTTGGGCCCTTTGGTTTGAAGGTTTTGGCTTCTGAAGACTTATCAGAACAAACTTCAATCTTCTTTCGCATATTCAAAATCAATGACAATGAGTATAAAGTTGTAATAGGAAGTGACCAAAGCAG GTCTTCATTAAGAGATGGGCTTAACAAAACCACATATGGTGCCTTCTTAGATTTGGATCCTCGTCTAGAGAAAATAACATTAAGAACCTTG ATTGATCATTCAATTGTTGAGAGTTTTGGAGGAGAAGGGAGAAGTTGTATTACTGCAAGAGTTTATCCAAAATTGGCAATTAATAAAGCAGCCCATTTATATGCATTCAACTATGGAACAAAGAGTGTTAAAATCTTTAACCTCAAGGCATGGAGTGTGAATAATGCTCAATTTGTGACAAGGAGAGAAGAAAGAAACCACTAA